Below is a window of Hyphomonas neptunium ATCC 15444 DNA.
GATACGGTATTTCGACAGCTGCCCACTCAAGAGGCTTATAATGCCTGCCGGCAAGCCTTGGCGGAGAGCCTGCGGAGCCCTGCAGAGAACCTCATTCTCGTCCCCGGCAGCGAACTTCTCATTCGCCTGTTGCCGATGGTGATCAAGCCAAAGAAAGTTACCATTTTATCTCCGACATATGGCGACCATGCCGATGCGTGGCGCCGGGCAGGCGGAGAGGTTGTCGAAACTACAGATCCACTGGGCAGGGCCGATCAGGCCGATGCCGTGATCATTTGCAATCCCAACAATCCCGACGGTCGTTATTTTGAGCCGGACGCTTTGTTGCAGGCGGCCGCAAGTCTTGCGCGCCGTAGTGGCTGGTTGATTGTCGACGAAGCCTATGCTGATCTCGATCCGGCGTTCAGCCTGACGCGTTATGGCGGTATGGACGGATTGATCGTCTTGCGCTCCTTCGGGAAGTTCTTCGGTCTGGCCGGCCTCCGGCTCGGTGCGCTTATCGCTCCCGAGGCTACCCGGATGGAAATGCAGAACGTGCTAGGGGTCTGGCCGGTATCCGGCCCGGCTATAGCCATCGGTGCGCAAGCCTGCGGCGACCTTGCCTGGCAAGCTGAAACCCGCTGCCGGCTCGTTAGGGGCCGAGAGCGTCTGGACCACATTCTTCGATTGTCAGGCCTGAAAATATGTGGGGGTACGGATCTCTTTCGGCTCGTAATCACAGATAACGCCCGCGCCCTTTGGGAAGGCCTTGCACATAGGGGGATTTATGTTCGCCGGTTTGCCTGGAGCGACCGGCTTGTGCGGATCGGACTTCCCGAGAACGAGAAGGCCGAAGATCGCCTGCTGGCTGCCCTCACGACTTGAGGCGCAGCGGCAGGCCCGCAGCGATGAATTCGACAACGTCGCAAACTGAAGCGACACGCTGATTGAGCCGCCCCTGTGCATCGCGGAAGGAACGGCCCAGTTTCGTTTCTGGTACAAGTCCCAAGCCAATTTCGTTCGAAACGAGAAACACCGGCGTGCTCATGGAGCCAAGTGTGGTGCAGAGCCTGTCAATTTCGGCGTTCACACTCCAGTCATGATGCATCAGATTGGAGAGCCATAGCGTCAGGCAATCGACAACGATGACTTCATTATCCTTGGCTTCGCCCAGCGCGGCAACCAGATTCAGCGGAGTTTCGATCATACGCCATCCCGTGGTGCGGTCTGCCTGATGCCGCTCAATCCTGCTTGCCATCTCTTCGTCCAAAGGTTCGGCAGTAGCAATAAAAACACGGCATGGCGAAATATTCTCTGCCAAGTCCTGTGCTCGGCGGCTCTTGCCGGATCTGGCCCCTCCTAAGAGTAAAGTGGTTGTCATTACGCTGGTCCTCTCGCTTGAGCGCCCCAGTTCCTATTCACGGAACGGCGTAATTTAAAGGACTGTTTTCAGAAGCGTTTTGGCGGCCTGCCTTCTTCGAGCACCTGCTTAACGCGCGCCTCCAGCTCCTCTCGTTTCCTGATTCCATATCCAGGCGTTCGAATATTGGGCCAGAATCCTCCCCACTTTGCTTCATAAGCAAAGCGACAGTGTATCTTGCCGACTTGAGGCGATCCATGAAATCCCCACTCATTACTCCTCGGTAGTGGTTTAAGTGATTTATGCAATATCAGCTTGGTGCCCGCCAAATATCGGGCAGTCCCGTGGGGCAGTTGCGTTAACTGCTGTCCTTCTCAAAACTGAGACTTTCAAAGTTTAGGTTCGGTGACCGGGTGTATCCTGATCAATGTTCAAAATGGGATACAAATTGATTGAGGGACTGATTTAGGGGGTTTAAAACATTGAAAACTATATTCAATTTTGACGCCCTAGAGTGCACCGCGAAAGGTCAGATTTAGACGCATCCGCCCCAGTTTCGGATGCGCGCCCTCCTTCAGGGCCAGGACGCCGTGATGGCAGAGGCGCGACGGGCCGCCCCACACGGCGACATCGCCATGGCGCAGCGCATACTTCCTGATCGGGTCTGCGCGCCTCAGGCCACCGAACTGGAAAGTCGCGGGCAGGCCGAGCGAAACGGAAACAATCGGATGGGCGAACTCGCGTTCGTTCCTGTCCTGATGAAGCGACAGCTTCGCGCCAGGTTCATAGCGGTTGATGAGGCATGTATCGGGGCGGAACCTGCAATATCCTGCCTCGGTCGCGGCGAAGACCGCCAGTGCCATAAAGCTCTCGGGCATCGGGTGCCAGGGCTTTCCGGTTTCGGGGTCCGTGGCATCATAGTGATAGCCGGTGCGATCGGTCACCCAACCGGCCTGACCGCAGTTCGTCATCGCGACGGACATCACGTGACCCCCGGGCGTGGCCATTCTGCGAAAGGGTGACACTGTGGTGATTGCCTGGATCGCGGCGAGCAGATCCACCTCGCAATCCAGCGCGAAGCCGCGTAGCAGGACAGCACCTTCAGCCAGTTTTTCCCGTGCAGTCTGGCGAGGTTCCTCTGCGCCGAACAGGTCCGTCATAAACTGTGTCTCCCTGAGCAGAAGGATACAGGAATGGTCTGTATCACGCCAGAAGCGGGCCGGAGTGCAGGAAATACGTATTCACTGGCCTGAGCCCTGGCGTCCCTCATTGATTGTGAGAGCCTGGCCCTTTCACAGCGCAGGTTGGAGGCGCGGCGAGGGGAGCGGAACCGAAGCTCCCGGCATGCACACTCCATCGGGATGTTCCCGGGTCATCTGGTCCGGGAAAGAGGAAGGTCATCCGAGCCGGAACCAGCTCAGCGAGCGGAGCCCTTTTCGGGCGGGAGCCCCAGCCTCAGAAGGCCCGCCCGATGAAGAGCTTTATCATGCGATCGTCGGCGCCTCGCGTAATGCCTGAGCGGACAGCCGTTTGAAGATAGACACCACTTTCCCACTCCACTTTCAGGACCGGACCGATCTGGTGGGCCTGGTCTTCAAAGCCGGGCATATCGCGCGTGGTTCCATACTCGCTGAATGCCTCAAGGCCGAAGCGCCAATTGTCTGATCCCAAAACGTTCACCCCCAGGGCGCGCGTGAGCTGCGCGCGCGTTGCGAGCGCTGTTCCGCCGTCACTTGCTTTGCCCACTTCAATTTCTGCAATTACGTTGGCGCGCCATTCCCAGACGTCTGCGAACTTGTCGGTGAGCGTCAGCCTGGCTTCAATTTCGTCCGGGTCCGCACCATCCGAGAAGCCATAAGCCAAACGAAGGCCGCCATTAAATCCGGAGGTGTCACCGGCTTCCTCGCTCCACTGGAACCAGTTCTCGATCGTCAGGCCGGTATAGTCCCAGTCTTGTCCATCCGGTTTCCGGAAGGATCCGGTCACGCGGACCTGATACCAGCCGGTTATCGCCTGATCAAAGTGAATGCGGCTTGCCAGATTGCCTTCATCCTCCATTCCGGCACGCCATTCCGCAGAGCGGTCTCCTTGTGAGATACCGGCGGAGCCGACATTGCCGGTGAGCGATTGACCCCAGGCGGCGCCGGAAAAGGCAAATCCTGCGGAGAAAGTTGTGAGGGCGATCAGAAAGTGGCGCATCAGAGTCTCTTGCAAGCTGAAAAATGCCGCCCCGGACAGGCGGGGAAACTGTCCGGGGCGGGTCTGCCCGATGAGAGGTCAGTCGGCAGAGTAAGGCAGGGAAGAGTGGTGCAGCACGAGCTGCAGAGAACCGTCTTCCGCGCGGGTCCATGCCCACGTCTTGTCGACAGTCGTCTTGTTGCCCGCCGCGTCGGTCAGGTGCACATTGCCCATCGAGATGGCGGTATTGCCGTCAATATAGATCGCGGAATTTTCGACACTGTAACCGCGCCAGCCCTTGAGGGCGAAGCCAGAGTCGCCCGGAAAATTGTCATTCTTGCCGACGAAATAGGCGAGCGCGCCCTCTGCCGTGGTGCGGAAGGTTGTGGGCGGCGCGGCCAGCGTGGGTTTGAAAAGCACCGGGCCGTCCTCGTAATTGTATGCGGCCTCAATGATATCTTCTGCAACGTCGCGGGCCTCGTCGAAGCCCTGTGTGTCGTAGGTCGTGGCAATTGTGACCAAGGCCTCGCCCCAGGCATTCTGGGCTGCGATGACATCTGCCTCGGTGATGGCAGCAGGTGCCCGCGGGGTCACCGCTGCGAGGGCCGGATCGCTGGGCGTCGCGCCGGCGGCCGGTACGATCAGAGCGAAAAGCGCGGCGGCGCTAACCAGATGGACGGTGTGTTTCATTCCTGTATCTCCTTCGGGATGCCATGCCGGCCTGCATGGATGCTGACCGGTACTGACCGAAGAGATGTTGTCGCGGCGCAAGAAGCCCCTAAGCCGGATGGCTAACCAGATTACCTAGGCCGTTCGGCCTATGCCGTGCCGCCTGTGCGCCCTAAATAAGTGGTCAGGAATAGCAGGCAGCCTCTAAGATGCAGTCAGAAACCGTTTCCGCCCTGCGGGATCTCTACAGGGCCTCGGAGGCGCGCGCGGCGCGCCTGACCCTGCTATTTGAGGCGGGCCGTGACCTGGCTTTCGCCGATGCTGCCAGCCTCAGCGCGACCCTGTCCCAATGTGCTCGCCGGGCGGCCCTTTTTGCGGGCGCTGCGGAGGGGCAGGTGATCTTCGCCGACGGAGAAGGCATTCCCCTGATCGCGCCCGGCCCGGCTGCCCGGCGAGTCGGCACTCTGATCATTGAAGACTGGGAGAACCGGAAGCGTTTCTCCGATGAAGAAGATCGCGGCGCACTGGATCTGCTCGCCGGACTGATGGCGACAGCCATCGACCGCATCGATCGCGTGCGCGAGCGGGAAGACCTGCTCGGTAAACTCAAAGAGCGCGAACGTCAGCTGGAGCATCTGGTCGGGCGGATATTTACCAGCCAGGAAGACGAGCGCCGCCGGGTTGCGCATGATCTCCATGATGGAGTTGCCCAGACGGCTGCCGCCCTGTTCCGCAGGCTGGACGCCCTGACGGAGCGCTCATCTGGGAGCGAAGCCGCTGCGCTCGCGCCGATCGCAAGGTCCCTTGTGGGAGAGCTTCGCGGGGTGATTGCGGGCTTGAGGCCAACAGCGCTCGACGATCTGGGAATCAGCGCAGCCATCTCGTCAATGGCGGACGGCCTGCGCGAAGACGGGTATGAAGTCACCTTCCGGCAGGCCGGGCCAGATCGCTGGCCCCCTGTCATTGAAACGGCGTTTTTCAGGATTGTGCAGGAAGCGCTCACCAACATTCGCAAGCATGCCGGTGGGCCATGCCAGGTTGATATTGTTCTCTCAGCTGAGCCTGATTCTGCGCGTTGGCATTTGAGCGTCAGGGATGGCGGGAAGGGGCTTGCGAGCGAGAAAAATAGAGATGTGAGCAAAAAGGGACAGAAAATCGGCCTTGAGATCATGCGTGAGCGGATGATGGCCCTGGGGGGCGAGCTTCAGGTTGGAGCTGGTCGCGACGGCGGTACAGAGGTTCGTGCCTGTCTCGAGAGGGTGCCGGAATGAACCCGCCGCCCCGCATTCTGGTTGTGGATGATCATGCGCTTGCCCGGGAAGGATTGCGGGCAATCCTGCTTGCTGCCGGATATGACGTGGTCGGAGAAGCGGCGAGTGGAGAACAGGCGGTGATCATGGCCTCTGATCTGGCACCTGACCTCGTGTTGCTGGATATCTGATGATGTCGATCGGCATGAAGGGGGGCGTAGAAATTTCCAAAGGTGCGCTCAGCTGGGATGCCGGGCTGGTCATGATATCTGCCGTCGCGCTGTCTTTTCTCTTACCCGTCATCGCGTTCACCTTCCTGCGCCTGACGACGCAGCTTGACCGGGTCGATGCTGCTGCAACGGCAGCCCATTATGGCTCGATTTCAATCGTTACGTTTGTCGCCGCAGGGCAAGCGGTGGCCGCTGCCGGGCTGGAAGCGGCCGGTTACCTTGTGGCCGTTGCCGCCCTGATGGAAGTTCCGGCCATCATTTCGGCGCTTGTCATCGCCAGCCGCGGCCACACGCACCGTGAGGCAGTTGCCGGATCGGACAAGGGTGAACTCGCCAGGGAAGTCCTGTTGAATGCTTCCGTCGTTGTCCTGCTTGGCGCCCTCGTCATTGGCTGGATTACCGGGGAGGCCGGGATGCAATCGGTAGCGCCATTCCTTGTCGCGCCGTTTCAGGGCGTGCTGTGTCTCTTTCTGCTCGACATGGGCCTGTCGGCGGGCCGCGGTCTCCGGAACGGCTGGCGTCAACTCGATGCCGGGACAATCGCCTTTGGGTTCTACATGCCCCTGATCTCTGCAGGCTTAGCCGCCGGTGTCGCCGCACTTAATGGCATGCCGCCCGGTGATGCCGCGCTCCTGATTACCCTTGCGGCGTCGGCATCATACATCGCTGTGCCTGCCGCGATGCGCCTCGCGCTGCCGAAAGCGAAGCCTTCAGTCTACCTCACTCTGCCTCTTGGAATTACATTTCCCTTCAATCTCATTTTTGGCCTGCCACTTTACATTTGGATGGCCAGGATGGTGTCTCCCGGAGCGGCCTGATCATGCATATACGCTATCGTTGTGAACTCATCATTGAGCGGATGGCCGCTCCCCGCGCCTTCCGCATCCTGGAAGACGCCGGCCTGACCGGCTATACGGTCCTGCCGGCAATATCCGGCTTTGGTGGCGCAACGCGCTGGAACCGCGATACCGACATGTCTGCCTCAAGTGATATGGTCGTGATTGTTTCGATTGGGGCGCAGGATCGGATCGATGCGGCACTGACAGAGATTGAACGGCTATTGAGTAATCACATCGGTGTGCTGAGTGTTGGCGAAGTCAGGGTGCTCCGCCCGGGCCGCTTCTGAACGTCAGAGGGTCGGCGCCGCTCTTGTCCGGAGCGGCGCCGGATTAACTCAGAAGTCGAAGAGATCCAACAATCTTGATCGTCTCTTGCCGCGGCTCGGCGAGCGTTCTTCGTTATCGAAATCATCATCCTGCCGGTTGAGGCGTTCCCGCCCGGGCAGTTCGCGCATAGCGTCTTCCCTGATGATCTCGATCAGCTTTTCCAGTTCGCCGCGATCAAGCCAAACGCCGCCCGAAGAGGGGCAAACGTCAATCTCGATTCCGTGCCGCCGGACTGTTCGCATGCTTTGTCCGTCGATGGGAGATATCAGAAGTGGCATGATCAGGCTTCTCCTGGCATCTGCGCCGACGGTGCCGGTCGCGCAGAACGATTTGACGGGTCAGACGGAATGATGCGTTGGCTGCGCCCCCTGCGTTTCCGGCTGATCACGTCACGGAGACTGTCCCGGCAGGCAAGCCGGAGCTTCTTTAGCCGCATGATCTTCAGTGTGTCTGGAAGGGGCGCCTTCATTTCCGTCTCAATCTGCCGCTCAAGCGCGGCGTGACGCAAAGCCAGCGCGCGAATATAGTTCGATGTCATCTCATACTCCTCTTGTCTGAACGCAGGAGCACGGTGGTTATCCGGAATGTGATTTTCCGAGCCTGCACCGGGTCGCTCCCGATGCGGTCCGACATCGCAACAGATCCTTCAGGGGATCAATTGCCAGAGGGGCCCGGTCCGCATACTGATTAGGTATTGATACTTTTCAGGTCAACAAGGATCAGGTGAAAAAATTTCCGTGTTTCTTCCTGGTCATTGCCAAAAGAGCGCGTCACCGGCCATGAGTGAAGCCGGTGACGGCAGGGGGCTTGCTATCGGTGCCGGCCGCGAGAGCGCAACACTTTGTCAGATTGCCTTGCCGGGATAGCGGCGAAGGCAGGACTTGAGTGGGATTTGGGCGCGGTCTGCACAACGGAACGTCCGAACAGCAGGTCGAAGTCTGCGGGGGACAGCATGTCATTCCATCCTCAGCAGATCTTTGCGCACGTCGCGGATCCGGCGCCGACGGCGCCAGGCGCGCCGGCCCTGCTGGCTGAAACGCTGCGACGCCTGCCCGGCAGGGATTGGTACGTAACCGGCGGCTCCGCCATCAGACAGAAGTCCGGGGGCAGGTGATGAGAGGGACATTTCATTCTCCTTTTTAGCAAGCCGGTGATCGGCTTGAGCAGGAGATGGGGCTTGAACCTGAATAGCTCCAATCTAACTATTCTCTCAAATCAATAGGAATAAGCTATCGATGCGCCCGACCCTTAGACAGATGCAGTATGTCATCGCCATCGCGGATACAGGCAAGTTCGGCGACGCCGCACGGCTGGTAAATGTCAGCCAGCCAAGCCTGTCGGCCCAGATTGCGGAAATGGAGGCCGGGCTCGGCGTCGCGCTTGTTGAAAGATCCAGCCGCGGGGCGATGCTGACACCTGCGGGCGAGGAGCTGGTGCGCCGCGCGCGGCTTATCCTCCGGGATGTTGAGGATCTGAAAGCCGTTGCAAAGCTTGGCCGGACAGAACTTTCCGGCCGCCTGCGGCTGGGCGTCCTGCCCACAATTGGCCCTTACCTCTTGCCCAAGGCGACCGGAGACCTGCGGGCGCGCTTTCCGGACCTGCGCCTCAGCGTGCGAGAGGAGCGGACCGTTGACCTCGATGAGCATCTCCAGGCAGGCCTTTTTGACACTGTCCTTTCTACACCGGAAGACCATCCGGGCACTGAATCAGAGCATCTGTTTACGGAGCGGCTGTATGCTTGCCCGCCGCCTGGCGATGAGCTTGCAGAAGGTGAGGGGCCTGTCGCGCTCAGTGCCCTCGAAGGCCGTTCGCTACTGACGCTCGGGGAAGGGCACAGGCTGAGTGCGATCACCCAGGAGCTCGCAAAAGCGGCTGGCGCCACAGTCAGCTCAGAGTATGAAGGGACGTCTCTGGACGCTATCCGCCTTATGGCGCAAATGGGCGCCGGCATCGCCATTCTTCCCAGCCTCTATGCCCTTTCCGAGGCCCGGCGCGATCGCGGTCTCAACATCCGCCCCATCAATGATGCCCGCGCTTGCCGGGACATTGCTCTCATCTGGCGCGAAACGTCCCCGCTGACGGCAAGCC
It encodes the following:
- a CDS encoding DUF190 domain-containing protein codes for the protein MHIRYRCELIIERMAAPRAFRILEDAGLTGYTVLPAISGFGGATRWNRDTDMSASSDMVVIVSIGAQDRIDAALTEIERLLSNHIGVLSVGEVRVLRPGRF
- a CDS encoding sensor histidine kinase: MQSETVSALRDLYRASEARAARLTLLFEAGRDLAFADAASLSATLSQCARRAALFAGAAEGQVIFADGEGIPLIAPGPAARRVGTLIIEDWENRKRFSDEEDRGALDLLAGLMATAIDRIDRVREREDLLGKLKERERQLEHLVGRIFTSQEDERRRVAHDLHDGVAQTAAALFRRLDALTERSSGSEAAALAPIARSLVGELRGVIAGLRPTALDDLGISAAISSMADGLREDGYEVTFRQAGPDRWPPVIETAFFRIVQEALTNIRKHAGGPCQVDIVLSAEPDSARWHLSVRDGGKGLASEKNRDVSKKGQKIGLEIMRERMMALGGELQVGAGRDGGTEVRACLERVPE
- a CDS encoding response regulator — its product is MNPPPRILVVDDHALAREGLRAILLAAGYDVVGEAASGEQAVIMASDLAPDLVLLDI
- a CDS encoding zf-TFIIB domain-containing protein, translated to MPLLISPIDGQSMRTVRRHGIEIDVCPSSGGVWLDRGELEKLIEIIREDAMRELPGRERLNRQDDDFDNEERSPSRGKRRSRLLDLFDF
- a CDS encoding hydrogen peroxide-inducible genes activator, with the translated sequence MRPTLRQMQYVIAIADTGKFGDAARLVNVSQPSLSAQIAEMEAGLGVALVERSSRGAMLTPAGEELVRRARLILRDVEDLKAVAKLGRTELSGRLRLGVLPTIGPYLLPKATGDLRARFPDLRLSVREERTVDLDEHLQAGLFDTVLSTPEDHPGTESEHLFTERLYACPPPGDELAEGEGPVALSALEGRSLLTLGEGHRLSAITQELAKAAGATVSSEYEGTSLDAIRLMAQMGAGIAILPSLYALSEARRDRGLNIRPINDARACRDIALIWRETSPLTASLVSLSTYLKKAAEKILITETGS
- a CDS encoding YdcH family protein codes for the protein MTSNYIRALALRHAALERQIETEMKAPLPDTLKIMRLKKLRLACRDSLRDVISRKRRGRSQRIIPSDPSNRSARPAPSAQMPGEA
- the cobU gene encoding bifunctional adenosylcobinamide kinase/adenosylcobinamide-phosphate guanylyltransferase, giving the protein MTTTLLLGGARSGKSRRAQDLAENISPCRVFIATAEPLDEEMASRIERHQADRTTGWRMIETPLNLVAALGEAKDNEVIVVDCLTLWLSNLMHHDWSVNAEIDRLCTTLGSMSTPVFLVSNEIGLGLVPETKLGRSFRDAQGRLNQRVASVCDVVEFIAAGLPLRLKS
- the cobD gene encoding threonine-phosphate decarboxylase CobD, producing the protein MKPDLVHGGALDRMRAAFPDAPEPWIDLSTGINPWAYPVGGIPDTVFRQLPTQEAYNACRQALAESLRSPAENLILVPGSELLIRLLPMVIKPKKVTILSPTYGDHADAWRRAGGEVVETTDPLGRADQADAVIICNPNNPDGRYFEPDALLQAAASLARRSGWLIVDEAYADLDPAFSLTRYGGMDGLIVLRSFGKFFGLAGLRLGALIAPEATRMEMQNVLGVWPVSGPAIAIGAQACGDLAWQAETRCRLVRGRERLDHILRLSGLKICGGTDLFRLVITDNARALWEGLAHRGIYVRRFAWSDRLVRIGLPENEKAEDRLLAALTT
- a CDS encoding sodium-dependent bicarbonate transport family permease — encoded protein: MMSIGMKGGVEISKGALSWDAGLVMISAVALSFLLPVIAFTFLRLTTQLDRVDAAATAAHYGSISIVTFVAAGQAVAAAGLEAAGYLVAVAALMEVPAIISALVIASRGHTHREAVAGSDKGELAREVLLNASVVVLLGALVIGWITGEAGMQSVAPFLVAPFQGVLCLFLLDMGLSAGRGLRNGWRQLDAGTIAFGFYMPLISAGLAAGVAALNGMPPGDAALLITLAASASYIAVPAAMRLALPKAKPSVYLTLPLGITFPFNLIFGLPLYIWMARMVSPGAA
- the alkB gene encoding DNA oxidative demethylase AlkB → MTDLFGAEEPRQTAREKLAEGAVLLRGFALDCEVDLLAAIQAITTVSPFRRMATPGGHVMSVAMTNCGQAGWVTDRTGYHYDATDPETGKPWHPMPESFMALAVFAATEAGYCRFRPDTCLINRYEPGAKLSLHQDRNEREFAHPIVSVSLGLPATFQFGGLRRADPIRKYALRHGDVAVWGGPSRLCHHGVLALKEGAHPKLGRMRLNLTFRGAL